The sequence below is a genomic window from Clostridium putrefaciens.
GAATAAAGATGTAATAGTACTCTGCCCTAAGTCCTATGTGAAATCTATAAGAATTATAGGATTTAAGAATGTCATAGGTATATCCGAAGGTGAAATACACCAAAATGGTGACATTACAATAAAGTGTATAGCTGCAAATCATGATGGTCGAAGATATTATATAGGAAAAGATCATAGCAGCAATGCTTATCTTATAAGTTGTAAAGATAAAAGTGTGTTTTTTGCTGGTGATACTGCTTTCACAGAAAACTTCAAAGAAATAGAAAGTGATCTAGCTCTTATGCCTGTAGGTTGTTATCTACCTGAAGGTTTTGATAAGATGCACTGCACCCCACTTGAAAGTTATAAGATGTATAAAATGATGAGATCAAAAAAAATGTTACCCATCCACTATAATACTTTTATATTGTCACTAGAAGATGATTTAGA
It includes:
- a CDS encoding MBL fold metallo-hydrolase, with translation MVTNSVQWIGHASVMINLYDNIFITDPVIGSVGQFKRKIKPSMNLTSSDINYILLSHGHMDHIDFYSLIKMNKDVIVLCPKSYVKSIRIIGFKNVIGISEGEIHQNGDITIKCIAANHDGRRYYIGKDHSSNAYLISCKDKSVFFAGDTAFTENFKEIESDLALMPVGCYLPEGFDKMHCTPLESYKMYKMMRSKKMLPIHYNTFILSLEDDLDTVNILKSIKDNTIDIVNIGKTSLI